A region of the Ranitomeya imitator isolate aRanImi1 chromosome 5, aRanImi1.pri, whole genome shotgun sequence genome:
CTTATCCTGACGCCTCTCTATATCATGGTTAAAGCTGTGCTCATGTATTATGAAATAGCGATGATCACCCGGGATACCCCACACACCCTCAAAAAAATGCCTGGGCTTCCCAATGCTCGCTCACGTCATAAACCCAAGTGCTCCCCCTGCGCTTTCATCCGATTTCCTTCTTCCAGCTTGTTTCCACGATGCTAAGGGAAAGAAAGATAGATCTAGACGCAAACAAAAAGATAGCTTCAATCGGAGAAATAGACAGGGAAAGATAATGAGGTGTAAGTAATCTGGGAAATGAGATTGTTAGAGGTGAAGCTTTCTACTCACAATAGAGAGGGGTAAAAGTGAGGAGGCATCGGAGTGACAGGTGAAGACGGGGAGACAGAGGTGGAAGATGCTTGACTGTGATCGACTCGCCCAATTATCCGCCATCAGCGAAGAAGGGGGGCAATAGGGGCGAAAAAGAGAAGCCAACAAATGGGTAAAGCCATGGCAAGAGGTGGAAGAGAATAAATAGGAGGAAGACAATCGAAGCAGTGGTGTGAAGATTGTTGGATTTGTGTCAAATTTCCAATGATCTGTTGCCTAcgactggaggaggaggaggatagaggggTGAGGaaacgaaagaaaaaaaaaaggatagaGAGGGGGGAGACGAAAAGAGAGGGCGAGTGAGAAAGACCTCAGCAGGCAATGTTGGACAGAGAGGCTGCAGATTCCTAGCTGGCTCCATTGAGCATACTGAGAGGCAGATCTGCATGTTGAAGCAACCCATTGAAAACACAGAGCAGCTCACAGCACACTGCACATTGCACATTCCCAGCACGTCCccagctcattttttttttctttttttttgccacaGACTCAGTAGGAGCAGATAggaagagaaagacagagagaaggaGAGCCAGCAATCCCTAAACTCAGCCTGGATCTGCTAAAATTCACCTGCAAACTGGTAAGTCCATCATTCCATTCCATCTCTTTTATTTGTCATTGACCCCCGGTGAGATACATCTTGCGGATATATTTCTAGATATATATTTGCAGATGAgagcactgctgctgctgctgctgccaataCTGCAATATAACCCtcggtcgctctccctcctatgctATTCCAAGTAATCCATTTACTGAACCCTGCTGCATCTATCTCTGTATACCTGGAGATGGTTTACATGTATACGGCAGATGCTGGGAATATCTATGGATTGGGATGATTGCAGTCTGCACACAGGAAATGCAGTAGGATGCAGGTGCATTGGATGTTGCTAGAGATCTTCCAGTAGTTCATGCAGCGTTGTGTATATTTCTGGAATATATGTCATATATTGGAGGGGTAGATTGGATAGAAGATCAGCGATTTCTTTATTTGCTTAGATATCATGGAGTTCCTGCCAAGTCTGTTTCCTCACTTTTGTACTCTGGGAATGTATAGGTATTTTTGCCTGGGAACAGCACAGAGAACGCTTCACGGGTTGGTCTGTGGCACTGAAACCTCAGTCCCAGAGCAGGGAAGGCAGAGCATTTAAATCATGGATCATCCCAGACTTAGCTGCATTTTGCTGTCAGCTTCCCCGTAGATTGGAAGATCATGTGGGCATGTGGTGTGGGCAGATTAATTATCTGTACGTTCTTTTATCCATTAATGGGTATTTAAGGCATGCCGTAGCCCTGGCATTAATTTCTTGGTCTCCTTGGAATCAGCAAATCAATCACATCAAATGTCCACTCTGACATTTCGCAGAGATGAACAGTGACAATTTTGTCCTTATTCAGGATAAACTCTTTGCGATTAAATGCATTCACTAATCTCATCTCCATTGCAATGAGTATTCAGTATATTTATCtggatacttaggtagagggggatATAGTGCTGCTATTTCTGTCATTATTATGGACGCCTGTGACTCATGAATAAGGTAGGGTTTGATACCTATGTGCCCCTGATTATTATAATCTATTTGCGTATACACGCACGGCATATTGCTTACTATGATATGTGTGTTTAGGGATGGTCCAATTATGTAATACATTGGATAGAACTAGACGGCATTGCATATTTACACATTAATATACAGCGTCATGAAAACTATTGTCGATCATTCATGATCCAGCAGAAACAACTGCTGGAAATTGTCAGTTACTGTGCTTAGTGCCGATATATGTGTATTAAAAAAGCTCAATAAGGTCAAAtctatattttctttgtttttcagCTGTTGtttcagataaaaaaaaatgaaacaatctCCAGCAGAAACTCGTCTAAATGGACGTGTGTTGTGGCTAATTCTTTTAAGCACAATTGCTCTCGCATGGACTACACCAATTCCCTTGATTGAGGATTCCGAGGAAATAGATGAACCGTGCTTTGATCCTTGCTACTGTGAAGTGAAGGAGAGCCTTTTCCACATTTATTGTGAAAATAAAGGATTTACAAATATTAGCCAGATTTCAGAATCCTGGTCTCGACCCTTTAAACTGTACCTTCAGAGAAATTTGATGAGAAAATTGTACGCCAACAGTTTTTTGCATTTGAACAATGCCGTGTCCATTAATCTCGGGAACAATGCATTGCAGGACATACAGGCAGGAGCCTTTAATGGTATGAAAGTTCTGAAGAGGCTTTACTTGCACGAAAACAAACTTGACATTTTTAGAAATGACACTTTTATGGGGCTGGAAAGCTTGGAGTATTTACAAGCAGACTATAACGTAATTAAGAGGATTGAGAGCGGGGCCTTTAGAAATTTAAATAAGCTGAGGGTATTAATTCTCAATGATAACCATATTCCCTTGCTTCCAACCAACTTATTCAAGTCGGTGTCTTTAACACACTTGGACTTGCGTGGAAACCGATTAAAGATCCTTTCTTACAGAGGTATGTTGGATCACATAGGCAGAAGTATTATGGAAATCCAGCTAGCAGAGAATCCATGGAACTGTACTTGTGAGATTGTGCAGTTAAAAAGCTGGCTGGAACGTATTCCTTACACTGTGCTGGTTGGGGACATTACATGCGAAAGCCCCTTTCACTTTCATGGCAAAGATCTGAGGGATATAAAACGAGGTAAACTTTGCCCCCTGTTATCAGAAAGTGAGGTTGAGGCAAGCCTGGGTATCCCCCAGCTACCTTCAAGCAAAGAAAATGCATGGCCTACTAAGCCGTCATCCATGTTGTCATCTTTTCATGTCACTGCTTCTTCTGTGGAGTACAAGACATCAAATAAGCAGCCCACTACGACCAAGCAGCCCAGAGCTCCAAAACCTCCACCGACACCGAGAGGCCTTTATCCGGGCCCAAATCAACCCCCAATAGCTGGCTACCAGACTAGACCACCAATACCAATTATATGCCCAACTGGATGTTCTTGCAGTTTGCATATCAATGATTTGGGGTTAACTGTAAACTGTAAAGAGAAAGGAATCCACAACATTTCAGAACTGTTGCCTAGACCTCTCAATGCCAAGAAGCTTTACTTGAGTGGTAACTTAATACAGAAAATTTACAGATCTGATTTTTGGAATTTTTCTTCTTTGGATTTATTGCATCTTGGAAACAACCGTATATCTTATGTCCAGGAAGGAGCCTTTATCAATCTTCCTAATTTGAAAAGCTTATATCTGAATGGGAATGACATAGAAAGGCTGACGCCTGGCATGTTCAGGGGTTTACAGAGTTTGAATTATTTATATTTCGAGTATAATATGATAAGGGAGATCCAGCCTGCTGCTTTCAGTCTAATGCCAAATCTGAAGTTACTATTCCTTAATGACAATCTGCTGAGAACACTCCCAACTGATGCGTTTGCAGGCACTTCACTGGCAAGGCTTAATCTTCGAAACAACCACTTTCTTTACCTTCCTGTGGCTGGAGTCCTGGAGCACCTTAATGCCATTGTGCAAATTGATCTAAAGCAGAACCCATGGGATTGTACCTGTGACATTGTCCCTCTCAAACAGTGGATAGACACCATCAGCTCTGTCATTGTGGTTGGTGAGGTGCTGTGTACAAGCCCTGAAAATCTGACACACAAGGATCTAAAGTCCATTGAAATGGAAGTGTTGTGTCCAGAGATGCTACATGCTACCATTTCTTCTGTTTTTCCTGGAAATATGGTGCCAACCACCCATTCAGTGCTTGATTATAGCACACCAAGTGGTCCCATTCCACTGTCTGTTCTGATCCTCAGTCTTCTAATACTCTTCTTCTCTGCTGTTTTTGTGGCCGCAGGCCTTTTTGCTTTTGTGCTTAGAAGGCGCAAGAAACTGCCTTTCAGAAAAAGACAAGAAGTCGATTTGACTGGCATTCAAATGCAATGTAGAATTTTTGAGGATAGACCTAACAACTCCCCAGAGAAGGCACCTGGCCATGTCTATGACTACATCCCACATCCTGTAACCCAGATGTGTAATAATCCCATCTACAAACCCAGAGAGGAAGAGATGGGGGACGAATTTtcagaaacaaaagaaaataatACTAATTATAGGACTTTAATAGAAAAAGAGAAAGAGTGGACCATGGCAGTGTCAAATTCTCAGCTTAATACTATAGTTACTGTCAATCAGAGCGGGGAAGTACCAAGTTATCATGAAAACGGGGTCATCTTTCCTGGCATAATTGACCGGGAACGCCCAGCTCCCACGGTGGGGTTTGTGGACTGCATTTATGGCACAGTACCCAAATTAAAGGAGCTTCATGTACACCCGCCTGGCATGCAATACCCTGATTTACAGCAGGATGCCAGATTAAAGGAAACCCTACTTTTTTCAGCTGGAAAGGGGTTTTCAGACCAAACCCAAAGTGAATACCTCGAGTTAAGGGCCAAACTCCAAACCAAGCCGGATTACCTCGAAGTCCTGGAAAAAAACACTTATAGATTCTAATCTTGCATAATTTCAtagcgccccccccaaaaaaacaaacaaaaaaaaacgcatgattcAAGATGATACCGTTATGCTCCCCAAATTGTTTTGGAGGAAGGGCCATACTCTAATCATAATTAATTGAAGTGCCTTCGCAGACTTTTGCCAGCAATGTTATCAATCATTATTTTTTATATAGGAATCTAAGAAACTTGACTGTGCCATGTAAGGTATGGGGATATTTGTACTGATCCTGATAAATAATTCcacgtttccttttttttttggcagTAACTTAAAACCTTTTCAGTTAgggtttgggggggggagggggataggATGGCATTGTGGCTTCCTGATACAAAGAAATGCCCATGGCACAGTTCCTGTAAATTGATGCAGTTTGCtgcatgcctgaaaaaaaaaaaaaaaaaagaaaaaactgcaaAGGGGTTAATGCTCGAATGTCCTCTCTCAACACACAAAATGCTCATTCATTTTCTTTTATCTACGACTTCGACATCCAAAAACCTGGATTCACCGCAAAGCATCACGGTTTAATGTATATTTGATTTCTTTCATTTTTGCAATGCAGAAAAAGTCATGTACAGGAGACAGCTAGGGATCGACGTCTTTGTGAATTCATGATGATgccgggatatttttttttttttcttctgcagctctCTGCAAGTTATTTAGCAATGCTACTGGGTACGTATCACTAACGGCTTTGTAGGAAGCACTTTTAATGTCTTCTCTCCCTCCCTCTTACTCTATAGCCTCTCCCATACACAAAGATTTTACAAAATGTGCATATATTTATTCTGTAATTTCAGTGACTATTAATTGTAAAGATAATGTTTAATCAATGTATAGTGATTATGCGTCTGGTATAGCTTTcctaataaaaagaaaagaaattaaAAGAATACATACATATACCAATATATACAGAGAATAGGCTTTATGGTAGAATTTAGCTATGCCCGGCCTCATTTATGCTACCTTACTAACATTGATCACTATTTCGTTGCAGTCAGGGCATGATAGAGAGGTATACACATGAGAAGAACCGTATAGTTATTCGGGGAACCCATAGCACTTTACAGTCTTTTGCTGATTCTTCAATAGTAAAGGATAAATAATTAACAATCCTCTGGATGACACTGGATTCAATTCTAAGAGATTTAGAAATAAAATATTACTTACCAGGGTAGAACCATTTAATTTTTATGTCTCTTTTGAAAAATGACTGCCCTGCAAATCCTCCCTATAGTCAATTATCTGGGGATCCCTGCGGCGCACTCGGAGCGATTCTGTAGAAAATATTTGATTGCGTTCTTCGAGGTATACGTTCCTTATATAGCACATGCAAATGTACCTATTATATAGAGCAGAAAGTAATCTATGAGAATATATTTaaatacagattaaaaaaaaaagggggttatAAAGCCCTGAGATCGACCCAAAGAAAATCAAATTTGCGAACTGGTTTATTTTTCAAGCCTCTTAgccggagagaaaaaaaaaaaaaaaaatcattcctaTATTTGAACGGCAGGGGGAGCTTTAGTCTTACTATTGTCCGTTCCGAGAAGCAGGCACCTGGTTCTTGGCTTTCGAGCTTTGTATTATTTCTGTATTGCAGCAATTCCTGGATCTATTCTCCTCCGCTCCGTTTCCTGTCTGGTTTAATTCTCTAATGAAATCATTACTGTACATTGAATGTAAAACCGTCAGATGTCACTAATGCCTTACATGAATATAGGGAAAATTAATggagaatgtgaaaaaaaaaaaaagaataacataGCTTGTCACTTTTTGTTATTTATTTCCGCATAGTCATCCGCCCTATGATTTACATAATCCGTTACTGTAGGTTATTGTTATGATCTATTAGGCTGCTTTTATGCAAATGTCTATGTACTGTATGCATCTGTGTGTATATACGGCTTACAACTTGCTTCATTTTTATATTCTTTGTATTTTGCTTTGGATAGTTTACAAAGTATCATCATCATCAATATCATCTTAATGATCATCATCATCTTGTAATGTCAATGACATCACTGCTGAGGGTATATGGTAGTATATCCATTCGGAGATTGATCACTGCCTGCACACGCTATATTGAAAGCTATAATCTGCTCAGTGGACCACTACCGTACGCTAGCATGCCATTATGGGGCAGTATGGTGCGGCTGGCATAGGTCTGGAACTCAGGGTTAACATTTACTACTGCTACTATAAACTATACCTCCCGGAGGGGGTTGTAGTCCAGCAATGATCCGCCATTTAGTGGCTGTAAAGCTGAGGTTTAGTTTATTGGCAGCTGAGGTCCTGGCGGTTTCTCATCAGTTTTGTTATACATTTTAATTAAagcggtatttccatctccaaagtcCTATCACAATATATAGTGAGTGTAATAATACTAATATTAGCAATTAGAAGTGTAGAATCGTTCTCCTGATTCatcatgtcgcttaccccatgtgcagggcattgcagtagcttaggtatccatggttacaagcaCCCTTACAGTGACAGCccttagtggttgtaaccatggatacctaagctactttaatgccctgcacatggggtaggtgacatagcaaatcagaagaactacggTATATTACATTTCAAATTGGAGATTTTTATTAATAACATCATTATTGCACCTACTACGTCTTAGTGTAGAATATTGGAGATGGCAATACCCATTTAAAGTATTTCCTTCTGTATTGCATATGTACCTTACTTGGGTTAATTTTATTTAGCGTACAAGTTATTATTTTTTCCAATGGCTGGAATCATCTGCTTGGCATTACATCGGTTAGAATCACTGGCTAACGCTTATGACTGCATTGAACACTACTATAAATAGGCAGCATGTGCACATTTTTGAAAATCAAGATCAAAATGCAAAGCCAAACACTcctcctaacagcagaaacccatgAATCCCGAGCATGCATCACGTCactgtatttctttttttattccACTCTCATGTGCAATCCCCGCTGTTACCGGTGCTGTAAACATTTCTAACCGAGTGCTCCGTCctaatccataaagtataatataaAGTTATGTTTatatattttgttaaaaaaaatgcaaacagaataaaataaatgcaacaaaacgaagaaaaaaaatggaaaaaataaaaacgaCAAAAAACCGAAAACACCACCTTTTTCCCTCTCCAAACCcccctttacaaaaaaaaaagagagaaatcgAGAAAGTCTTTACTTGGATAAAGGGACTCTTTCCAGCCCTGGATGGTGCGGAATTCTATTTATTCGGTGGAAATGAATTTATTCTTTGAGAATGGAAATTTTATATTAAAGGAGATACTTTTTGGCTTAAATTTTGTTTTATGTTCTTATGTAGGAGACATTTTGTTTTTCGTGCTACAGATTTGATGCTGCGTTAGTGGCGTGTGCGTGCGTGTGATGTGTGGGGTGGGGTGGGGAGGGCCGTTGATGTGCTCGGATTTTCTTTTGGTCTGTTGCAGACAGTTACTGTGCAACGTTTTGGGCTTGCTCTGACTGTGAGCAGTAGCGGCGGACAGAGGAATCACTGTCTTATTTATCTCAACTCTGAAGAGTTCACATTTTCTACTGATCAATAATGAATGCACAAGCCTTATCTTTTTACACTGATACGACTAGCACCAGTCATGATAAATGACAATATTAATACTGAATCCTGGCATCGTATTGCACAAACGCTGACATGTAGATTGATATGTCAAAGCAAAGATTTCCCAATACACTTGTTAAaaaggcgccaccattgatttgaATTTTGTCATAGTTCCCGAGATTTCTTTTCCAACATTTGGTTGGCCATATTGACGAACCGTTCACAGACTAGCTTTCTCTCATCAACAACTCCTACCTATTAATAAACAGAAATTAATTGATGTCCCCATCCGCTCAATAACTTGCTGCTGTTGTTTTCTCATTTGCATTTGTTGCGATTGTAATTGATGAAAATTTACATAAATCACTACTCCTGTGTAACTAACAATCTGTTCTTGGGGAATTCATCTTGTGGTTATTGTCTGACGTCATCTTCAGAACCGAAGCTTTGAAGAACTTGACGAAACATCCTAACCCCTCTAGATACCTACAAAATGGAATTATAGGTTTTCTTTGGAAGAAGTGATGCTGTGTCACATGCTAGGTATCACTGAAATTCATGGTGCTTCCATTTTGTAGGAGACTTCAAGGGGTTTAGATGTTTtcccaagtataggagacccattaATGGACCTCCCATTGTTTTAAGATAACTTGTATCTATGacgtctaaaaaaaaaaaccctaaaagtaGAATTTCTCCTTTTAAAATGTGAATTATTTGATCCCATATCACATGGGATTTAGATTCAGGACATTCCCATATTATGTTTTCCTTGCATTTTCATAAATGGTGGTAAAAGTTTACACTTGTCCCATTTATATTAGTGGGATATCAATGCACTATGCAGTTCTGGAGTTGTGTTAAGAGACAGACTTATCTGCATGCTTCTATCATTCATATCATAATGCCTTACAAGTTTTGTTTCACTGCTCGTCTCTCAAAAGTCAATGCTACAAGCTGGTTGGTTaatgtattatattatttatatatccATACCGAGCGAGGATTAGCATTGCATTTGTAAATTGCATTTTGGAGAAAGTACTATAGGTATTTTCTTGACAACTATAAATATTGCTCTAACTATTCCCCACTGTGTCCGACACGGAACTGAGCAACGTTACTGTTCATCATACATCCTTGGTCATATGCCTCTCAATGAACTTGTCATACATGTCTTAATAAATCCTGCAAAGAGGTTTTGTTACTGGcataaaagtgtaaaaatatatttatacaAGAAAAGGTTAATGGAATATCCAGGAGAACAAATAAACATTTTAATTATTGACAATGGATTCACCTTAGTCTATTATCATTTTGTATCTTTATTCTTATGGATTTTTTTCTTGCTTGTATTTATTTTTCTACTTATTTATTTGTTTGGCTCTTAATCTAAGTCTTTGTTATATGTAATCATGGTGTTCTTCGTAAGTAGACTGTTTGAGGGACAAGCCTCAAAGGAATCATTACAAGGAAGtcgaacaaaaaaaaatatttccctcGTGATCACTATATAATTTTACATACTTCCGGATATTTTTACTCAGAGATTTGAGTATATTCTTTTTAGAAACTGTATGCTTGGATACTTTCTATTTTATATTTATCACTTCTTAAACAAAATTAATTTTTCTAAAACGATGAATGAAACAGAGGCGCATTCTgaagcaaaatctccaacaggctCCTTATCTATCAGTGATAATAGTATTGGTGGATGGGCAAAATGACATTCTAGGCCTCCTAAGGCTCCATGCCCTGCAAGCCCTTCACCCACTATAGTTATGCCACCAGCATGGGGCAACAGCATGTCTCTATCTGACATTGGAGTAAGAGGTCTACACAAAGTAAGACATATTGTTGGATAAAAGCTGACGATTATTGGTTTGTTCTATGCATTTGTTACTCTGGTGGCACTTATTTTTCATGCAAATAGCTGTTCTAGATTTTTGTTTGTATGATTCTAGATATGTATACACAGTGCTCAACATAAATGATTACACCACGCTTGAAAAGTATGATTTTCATCAAAATCTCACAGAACACAAGACCAATTTCCAAAATGTTGGCAAGACTGAGTCTCATAGAGCATTTTTGTAactcataacatgaaagtaaggttagtAATATAATTTTCTTTATGAAATCTTCACTTTTACCCTAATCCATTAATGCAAAAATGaaacaccccacatcaaaaactaccacatctagtattttgtatgacctccatgactTTTAAGGATATctccaagtcttctaggcatggaatcaATTGGTTAGTGATATATATTCAACATATTTTTCCATTTCCCAAGGACAATAACCTCTTTTAGAGTCTGGATGTGGAATGGAGAGTGGTAATGAACTTGTGTATTCAGAATTCCTCAAAGGTGTTCGATTGGGTtcacatcaggagacatacttggccacCTAATCACTATCACCATGTTCATCTCcagaaatgcaacagatgtgtgttttggatcattgtcatgttggaaaagtgcatgtCTACCAGGGGCATGGAATGATAGGAGAATATCTTTCAAAATAGAGCAGTACGATACCATTAATGAAATTTAGCTCCCCCATACCAGCAGCACTAATGTAGCCACATATAAGGACACTGTCACCACTATATTTCACTGTAGACACCATGCATTTAGAAAAAGAAGCTTAGAAAAATGCGTGATGCCTACAGTGGTACATGGCAGTGGCAGTGTCTTTATGTGGTGCTGCATGAGTGCTCTTGTTGCCGGGGATCTACAGTTCATTGATGGTAATGCTATATTGAATTCACAGATGCACTGCTCTATATTCAAAGAAAAGATGCTACCATCACTTCAAGCCCTTGGCAGATTTGCACAtttccaacatgacaattatccaaaacacacGTCGGTTGCATATTTGAAGAATAACAGGGTGAAAGTGACTCAGTGGCcaaatgtctcctgatctgaatccaAATGAACAAGTATGGGCAGGTTGAGCAACACCCTCCATCCAGCATCCAAGCTCGAAAAGATGTAGTAATTGAAGAATGGAAAAATATAGATGTTGCACTAAGTCATCAATTTGTTCATTCACTGCCTAGAAGACTTGCTGCTGTCCTTAAAATTTATAGAAGTCATACCAAATATTATATAAAATTTTGTTTAATATTGGGtgcattcatttttgcatcaactaaattGAGCAAAACTAAAGATTTTGTAACATTATATTAATCACCTtactattgattaaaatcttacttttcaaaggggaagtactcatttatgctgagcactgtatgtaGGTATGAAATATTTTTAGTGAGGCTCCCCACTCGTACCTTTGACATTTGGCAACTGAAATCCATTTAAGGGCTCAAACTCACCTGCGAGAAATTCGGCtgcgtctcgcatgttaatacccggcactgctgcctgcactcagatcggagcatgcggTCGCATAGGAATACatacagccgcacgctccgctcctgagtgccacgtgcagtgcagggtattgacgttcaagactcatccgagtttctcacaggtgagtatgagcccttatacagGTAGTCTTGCACACCAATGACTCAATGAATGTTAGAGCCATTACTCATGATTTCTTCGTGGAGTATTTTAAATTCAAATTCGCTGGCTATAATGAATTTTCCCAAAATAAATGATGCTAAAAATTCTCTAAATACCTGGAAATATAACTGTAATATTCTGAGGTCTCCTATGACTGTAATAAATTTATTTTAAGCTTTGTACTGCAAACATTGTCTTATTAACCTCCAAGTGACCCTAACCTATCTAGCTAGGAGAAACCAGATGGTAACCAACAATGGTGTTTCCGTGGCATGCATGAGGTTAATATTGGACTATTACAAAAATAACATAtgaacaaaaaatattttatataacatGCACATTTTAAGAGGTGTTTATATTCATATTTACGGATTATGGAACTGTTTCTTTTGTatagataaaaataaatatttccAATAATTCAGAAATAGCATGAATGCCTCATAAATTGTGCATGTTATATATTGTTATATACCTGTAATTTAATGAGAACCTGTCATCAAGATTTTATACCCCATACTAAGAG
Encoded here:
- the SLITRK3 gene encoding SLIT and NTRK-like protein 3; translated protein: MKQSPAETRLNGRVLWLILLSTIALAWTTPIPLIEDSEEIDEPCFDPCYCEVKESLFHIYCENKGFTNISQISESWSRPFKLYLQRNLMRKLYANSFLHLNNAVSINLGNNALQDIQAGAFNGMKVLKRLYLHENKLDIFRNDTFMGLESLEYLQADYNVIKRIESGAFRNLNKLRVLILNDNHIPLLPTNLFKSVSLTHLDLRGNRLKILSYRGMLDHIGRSIMEIQLAENPWNCTCEIVQLKSWLERIPYTVLVGDITCESPFHFHGKDLRDIKRGKLCPLLSESEVEASLGIPQLPSSKENAWPTKPSSMLSSFHVTASSVEYKTSNKQPTTTKQPRAPKPPPTPRGLYPGPNQPPIAGYQTRPPIPIICPTGCSCSLHINDLGLTVNCKEKGIHNISELLPRPLNAKKLYLSGNLIQKIYRSDFWNFSSLDLLHLGNNRISYVQEGAFINLPNLKSLYLNGNDIERLTPGMFRGLQSLNYLYFEYNMIREIQPAAFSLMPNLKLLFLNDNLLRTLPTDAFAGTSLARLNLRNNHFLYLPVAGVLEHLNAIVQIDLKQNPWDCTCDIVPLKQWIDTISSVIVVGEVLCTSPENLTHKDLKSIEMEVLCPEMLHATISSVFPGNMVPTTHSVLDYSTPSGPIPLSVLILSLLILFFSAVFVAAGLFAFVLRRRKKLPFRKRQEVDLTGIQMQCRIFEDRPNNSPEKAPGHVYDYIPHPVTQMCNNPIYKPREEEMGDEFSETKENNTNYRTLIEKEKEWTMAVSNSQLNTIVTVNQSGEVPSYHENGVIFPGIIDRERPAPTVGFVDCIYGTVPKLKELHVHPPGMQYPDLQQDARLKETLLFSAGKGFSDQTQSEYLELRAKLQTKPDYLEVLEKNTYRF